In Asanoa sp. WMMD1127, one genomic interval encodes:
- a CDS encoding sugar ABC transporter permease: MAISTAPPAALPTGPASPGPASRRGRGGPRRRENLAGYVFLSPWLLGLMGITAVPMLLSLYLSFTNYDALSDFSAVEWVGFDNYRTMFTADPSFWHAVRVTITFAVVAVPLKLAAALGVALLLNRAFRGVGLFRGLFYLPSLLGGSVALAIVWVNMFNRDGAFNSLLGLFGIEGAPWVNDPRFALETLMALAIWQFGAPMVIFLAGLKQIPVELYEAASVDGANAWRQFRAVTLPMLSPVIFFNLVLETINGFQGFTAAFVLSNGTGGPVDSTLMYTLNLYIKGFTELRMGYASALAWVFLVAIALITVVLFTTGRFWVHYADGEDR, translated from the coding sequence TTGGCCATCAGCACCGCGCCGCCGGCGGCCCTGCCCACCGGCCCCGCCTCCCCCGGTCCCGCCAGTCGGCGGGGCCGGGGTGGCCCGCGCCGCCGGGAGAACCTCGCCGGCTACGTCTTCCTGTCGCCGTGGCTGCTCGGGTTGATGGGCATCACCGCCGTCCCGATGCTGCTGTCCCTCTATCTCTCCTTCACCAACTACGACGCGCTCTCGGACTTCTCCGCGGTCGAGTGGGTGGGCTTCGACAACTACCGCACGATGTTCACGGCCGACCCGTCGTTCTGGCACGCGGTGCGGGTGACGATCACCTTCGCGGTGGTCGCCGTGCCGTTGAAGCTGGCCGCCGCGCTCGGCGTCGCGCTGCTGCTCAACCGGGCGTTCCGCGGTGTCGGCCTGTTCCGCGGGCTGTTCTACCTGCCGTCGCTGCTCGGCGGCAGCGTCGCGCTCGCCATCGTCTGGGTCAACATGTTCAACCGCGACGGCGCGTTCAACTCGCTGCTCGGCCTGTTCGGCATCGAGGGCGCCCCGTGGGTCAACGACCCGCGCTTCGCGCTCGAAACCCTGATGGCGCTGGCGATCTGGCAGTTCGGCGCCCCGATGGTGATCTTCCTGGCCGGGCTGAAGCAGATCCCGGTCGAGCTCTACGAGGCGGCGTCGGTCGACGGCGCCAACGCGTGGCGGCAGTTCCGGGCGGTCACCCTGCCGATGCTGTCGCCGGTCATCTTCTTCAACCTGGTGCTGGAGACGATCAACGGCTTCCAGGGCTTCACGGCCGCCTTCGTGCTCAGCAACGGGACCGGCGGGCCGGTCGACTCGACGCTGATGTACACACTCAACCTCTACATCAAGGGCTTCACCGAGCTGCGGATGGGCTACGCGTCGGCACTGGCGTGGGTGTTCCTGGTGGCGATCGCGCTGATCACGGTGGTGCTGTTCACCACGGGCCGGTTCTGGGTCCACTACGCGGACGGGGAGGACCGGTGA
- a CDS encoding extracellular solute-binding protein has protein sequence MHRAPSPRAVEPATRHHRTAFSGPGLRRRLLAALVAIPLALTAAACGDDGGAADDPNKPIELSIFWWGAEGRAKLTEDALALYTKKHPNVTFKKTWQANQGYFDKLATLTAGGDAPDLFQIDDNYLTEYASRNVTLDLTSYKDGGKLDLSKFPESLWQYGVVDGKLAGVAFGENTQGLVYNKTLLDKHKLQPPTTGQSWEDHIAWAENVSKVAKVPGTQDPSADYKAFWVWLRQQGKDLYKDKQLGFTEQDVAGWFTLWKGARDRGATPTPDVIHEGNVTDISKQLVVTGKAGTSWVWANQMPELKKNTKDELGVVAYPGDPSAQWARASMYFSVFRGSEHKDIAVDVINFLSNDPEAAQVLGTDRGLPSNLDIRKAVSETVTDANMKQSIAVQTELGAKFGASPQVPLKGHSKVRSELIKAAEEVQFGRQSPEQAAAAYIAACKAAIGQA, from the coding sequence ATGCACCGCGCACCATCCCCGCGTGCGGTCGAGCCGGCCACGCGCCACCACCGTACCGCCTTTTCCGGGCCTGGCCTGCGGCGACGCCTGCTGGCCGCGCTCGTCGCCATCCCCCTCGCGCTGACCGCCGCCGCGTGCGGTGACGACGGCGGCGCCGCCGACGATCCCAACAAGCCGATCGAGCTCTCCATCTTCTGGTGGGGCGCCGAGGGCCGCGCGAAGCTGACCGAGGACGCGCTGGCGCTCTACACCAAGAAGCACCCCAACGTGACGTTCAAGAAGACGTGGCAGGCCAACCAGGGCTACTTCGACAAGCTGGCCACCCTGACCGCCGGCGGCGACGCGCCGGACCTCTTCCAGATCGACGACAACTACCTCACGGAGTACGCGTCCCGCAACGTCACGCTCGACCTCACGTCCTACAAGGACGGTGGCAAGCTCGACCTGTCGAAGTTCCCGGAAAGCCTATGGCAGTACGGCGTCGTCGACGGCAAGCTGGCCGGCGTCGCGTTCGGCGAGAACACGCAGGGCCTGGTCTACAACAAGACGCTGCTCGACAAGCACAAGCTGCAGCCGCCGACGACGGGCCAGAGCTGGGAGGACCACATCGCCTGGGCCGAGAACGTGTCGAAGGTCGCCAAGGTGCCCGGCACCCAGGACCCGAGCGCCGACTACAAGGCGTTCTGGGTGTGGCTGCGCCAGCAGGGCAAGGACCTCTACAAGGACAAGCAGCTCGGGTTCACCGAGCAGGACGTGGCCGGCTGGTTCACCCTCTGGAAGGGCGCGCGGGACCGGGGCGCGACCCCGACGCCCGACGTCATCCACGAGGGCAACGTCACCGACATCAGCAAGCAGCTGGTGGTCACCGGCAAGGCCGGCACCTCGTGGGTGTGGGCCAACCAGATGCCGGAGCTGAAGAAGAACACCAAGGACGAGCTGGGCGTGGTCGCCTACCCCGGTGACCCGAGCGCGCAGTGGGCCCGGGCGTCCATGTACTTCTCGGTGTTCCGCGGCAGCGAGCACAAGGACATCGCGGTCGACGTCATCAACTTCCTGTCCAACGACCCCGAGGCGGCCCAGGTGCTCGGCACCGACCGCGGCCTGCCGTCCAACCTGGACATTCGCAAGGCGGTGTCGGAGACCGTGACGGACGCCAACATGAAGCAGTCCATCGCCGTGCAGACCGAGCTCGGCGCGAAGTTCGGCGCGTCGCCGCAGGTGCCGCTCAAGGGGCACAGCAAGGTGCGCTCCGAGCTCATCAAGGCCGCCGAAGAGGTGCAGTTCGGTCGCCAGAGTCCGGAACAGGCCGCCGCGGCATACATCGCCGCCTGCAAGGCCGCGATCGGACAGGCCTGA
- a CDS encoding LacI family DNA-binding transcriptional regulator yields MPATIRDVARESGVHISTVSRTFSAPHLVNPETRSRVLACAEHLGYRPNRAARALITGRTHNIGLIVADIANPFFPPLIKAAESQARQRDYHIFVTDTNEDASVEEGLVRALAKQVDGVLLCSPRMSNSLIEQLSREVPLVVVNRQLTGLPTVVMDVAQGARLAIDHLGRLGHRRIALVAGPRGSWTSREIRRSAMSAARAGDADLTVFGPNLPTEDGGMAVAEQIARSGVTAVLAYNDLMAIGLIEGLSIQGRRVPEDISVVGIDDISLSRLTRPKLTTVATPTAAAGRAAVDMLLAHGDDRRTTAQVTLQTELVIRDSTGPGPGPHSHADPGGVVAAAPGDVASYAKE; encoded by the coding sequence GTGCCAGCCACCATCCGCGACGTCGCGCGCGAGTCCGGGGTGCACATCTCCACGGTCTCGCGCACGTTCTCGGCGCCGCACCTGGTCAACCCGGAGACCCGCAGCCGCGTGCTGGCCTGCGCCGAGCACCTCGGCTACCGACCCAACCGGGCGGCCCGGGCGCTGATCACCGGGCGCACGCACAACATCGGCCTGATCGTGGCCGACATCGCCAACCCGTTCTTCCCGCCGCTGATCAAAGCCGCGGAAAGCCAGGCCCGGCAACGGGACTACCACATCTTCGTGACCGACACCAATGAGGACGCGAGCGTCGAGGAAGGGCTGGTCCGCGCCCTGGCCAAGCAGGTCGACGGGGTGCTGCTGTGCAGCCCGCGGATGAGCAACAGCCTGATCGAGCAGCTCAGCCGCGAGGTGCCGCTGGTGGTGGTCAACCGCCAGCTCACCGGCCTGCCGACCGTGGTGATGGACGTGGCGCAGGGCGCCCGGCTCGCCATCGACCACCTCGGCCGGCTCGGCCACCGGCGGATCGCCCTGGTCGCCGGCCCCCGCGGCTCGTGGACCAGCCGGGAGATCCGCCGGTCGGCCATGTCGGCGGCGCGGGCCGGCGACGCCGACCTGACCGTCTTCGGCCCCAACCTGCCGACCGAAGACGGCGGCATGGCCGTCGCCGAGCAGATCGCGCGCTCCGGCGTCACGGCCGTCCTCGCCTACAACGACCTCATGGCCATCGGCCTCATCGAAGGCCTCTCGATCCAGGGCCGCCGGGTCCCGGAAGACATCAGCGTGGTGGGCATCGACGACATCTCGCTGAGCCGCCTCACCCGGCCCAAGCTGACGACGGTGGCGACTCCAACCGCCGCCGCCGGACGGGCGGCCGTCGACATGCTCCTCGCGCACGGCGACGACCGCCGCACCACCGCACAGGTAACCCTGCAGACCGAACTGGTCATCCGCGACTCGACGGGGCCGGGCCCGGGTCCGCACAGCCATGCGGACCCGGGCGGCGTGGTCGCCGCCGCCCCCGGAGATGTCGCCTCCTACGCCAAGGAGTGA
- a CDS encoding Gfo/Idh/MocA family oxidoreductase has translation MPDGRRRYALVGAGARAGMFLRALAVDHADRAVVTALADVNHTRMAAHNRWLEELGAAPVNTYAAAEFAAMLTRERVDEVLVTSVDATHADYIVAALRAGCDVVTEKPMTTDVDGCRRILAAVEETGRRVRVAFNYRYNPLHEALRELLAGGEIGEIGSVHFEWLLDVRHGADYFRRWHRAAANSGGLLVHKSGHHFDLVNWWLDATPATVFAQGRRFFYGPEGRRHGYARDYARGHGAPEAKTDPFALHLADNPQLRALYLDAEDEDGYLRDQNVFAPGVTIDDDLAVLVRYSTGATMTYHLTAYAPWEGYRVMVNGSRGRLELEVVESDHVSPAGASEVKGAAVHGEVAAAERGRARLTVHPFWAPPREVPVPGYRRGGHGGADARMTAVLFGGATDPMDRSATARDGALALLTGLAANRSMATGAPVAAADLLDPT, from the coding sequence ATGCCTGACGGGCGACGTCGCTACGCCTTGGTCGGCGCCGGGGCGCGGGCCGGGATGTTCCTGCGCGCGCTGGCCGTCGACCACGCCGACCGGGCCGTCGTCACCGCCCTCGCCGACGTCAACCACACGCGGATGGCCGCGCACAACCGCTGGCTGGAGGAGCTCGGCGCGGCACCGGTCAACACCTACGCCGCCGCCGAGTTCGCCGCGATGCTGACCAGAGAGCGGGTCGACGAGGTGCTGGTCACCAGCGTCGACGCGACCCACGCCGACTACATCGTGGCGGCCCTGCGGGCCGGCTGCGACGTGGTCACCGAAAAGCCGATGACCACCGACGTCGACGGCTGCCGGCGCATCCTGGCCGCGGTCGAGGAGACCGGCCGGCGGGTGCGGGTGGCCTTCAACTACCGCTACAACCCGTTGCACGAGGCGCTGCGCGAGCTGCTGGCCGGCGGCGAGATCGGCGAGATCGGCTCCGTCCACTTCGAGTGGTTGCTCGACGTGCGGCACGGCGCCGACTACTTCCGCCGCTGGCACCGTGCCGCGGCCAACTCCGGCGGGCTGCTCGTGCACAAGTCCGGCCACCACTTCGACCTCGTCAACTGGTGGCTCGACGCGACGCCGGCCACCGTCTTCGCGCAGGGCCGGCGGTTCTTCTACGGCCCGGAGGGGCGCCGGCACGGCTACGCGCGCGACTACGCCCGCGGGCACGGCGCGCCCGAGGCCAAGACCGACCCGTTCGCGCTGCACCTCGCCGACAACCCGCAGCTGCGCGCCCTCTATCTCGACGCCGAGGACGAGGACGGCTACCTGCGCGACCAGAACGTGTTCGCGCCCGGCGTCACCATCGACGACGACCTCGCCGTGCTGGTGCGCTACTCGACCGGCGCCACCATGACCTACCACCTCACCGCGTACGCGCCGTGGGAGGGTTATCGCGTCATGGTCAACGGCAGCCGGGGCCGCCTGGAGCTCGAGGTCGTCGAGAGCGACCACGTCAGCCCGGCCGGCGCCAGTGAGGTCAAGGGCGCCGCCGTGCACGGCGAGGTCGCCGCGGCCGAACGCGGCCGGGCCCGGCTGACCGTCCATCCGTTCTGGGCGCCGCCCCGCGAGGTGCCGGTTCCCGGTTACCGCCGGGGCGGCCACGGTGGCGCCGACGCCCGGATGACCGCCGTCCTCTTCGGCGGCGCCACGGACCCGATGGACCGCTCGGCCACGGCCCGCGACGGCGCGCTGGCGCTGCTCACCGGGTTGGCCGCCAACCGTTCGATGGCGACCGGCGCTCCGGTGGCCGCCGCCGACCTGCTCGATCCGACCTGA
- the uxaC gene encoding glucuronate isomerase yields the protein MSDLLFPAEPGQRAIARELYELARDQPLISPHGHVDPAVLADDEPFPDPARLLIVPDHYLTRMLLSQGIPPARLGVPTRDGEPTETDGRAIWRLFAAHWHLFRGTPSRLWLERTFETVFGVTTRLTPETADEVYDAIAARLTESAFRPRALFERFNIEVLATTESPLDDLAAHAKLAADGWGGRVITTFRPDDVVDMEFEGWAQRVARLGEVAGEDTATYKGYLAALRSRREAFIAAGATSSDHGHPTARTLDLAPAEAARLFARGLRGEADAADAEAFRAHMLVEFARMSIEDGLVLQLHPGAVRNHNRWLHGAHGRDVGGDIPQATEYLHALTPLLDAYGNDPRLRVVVYTLDEYTFTRELAPIAGGYAAIYLGAPWWFLDSPEVLRRFREAVTESAGFYNTAGFVDDTRAFCSIPVRHDVARRVDAGFLARLVAEHRLPFDEAAETIVDLAYRLPKRVFRLGDEQ from the coding sequence ATGTCCGACCTGCTTTTTCCGGCCGAGCCGGGTCAGCGCGCGATCGCCCGCGAGCTCTACGAACTCGCGCGCGACCAGCCGCTGATCTCGCCGCACGGCCATGTCGACCCCGCCGTCCTGGCCGACGACGAGCCGTTCCCCGACCCGGCCCGGCTGCTCATCGTGCCGGACCACTACCTGACCCGGATGCTGCTCAGCCAGGGCATCCCGCCGGCCCGGCTCGGCGTGCCGACCCGCGACGGCGAGCCCACCGAGACCGACGGCCGTGCCATCTGGCGGCTGTTCGCCGCCCACTGGCACCTGTTCCGCGGCACCCCGTCGCGGCTCTGGCTCGAGCGCACGTTCGAGACCGTCTTCGGCGTCACCACCCGCCTCACGCCGGAGACCGCCGACGAGGTCTACGACGCGATCGCCGCGCGCCTCACCGAGTCGGCCTTCCGGCCCCGCGCGCTGTTCGAGCGCTTCAACATCGAGGTGCTGGCCACCACCGAGTCGCCGCTGGACGACCTGGCCGCGCACGCCAAGCTGGCGGCCGACGGCTGGGGCGGCCGGGTGATCACCACGTTCCGCCCCGACGACGTGGTCGACATGGAGTTCGAGGGCTGGGCCCAGCGGGTGGCCCGGCTCGGCGAGGTGGCCGGCGAGGACACCGCCACCTACAAGGGCTACCTGGCCGCCCTGCGGTCGCGCCGGGAGGCGTTCATCGCGGCCGGTGCGACGTCCAGCGACCACGGCCACCCGACCGCCCGTACCCTCGACCTGGCCCCCGCCGAGGCGGCCCGGCTGTTCGCCCGCGGCCTGCGCGGCGAGGCGGACGCGGCCGACGCGGAGGCCTTCCGCGCGCACATGCTCGTCGAGTTCGCCCGGATGTCCATCGAGGACGGTCTGGTGCTGCAGCTGCACCCCGGCGCGGTGCGCAACCACAACCGGTGGCTGCACGGGGCGCACGGCCGCGACGTGGGCGGCGACATCCCGCAGGCGACCGAATACCTGCACGCGCTCACCCCGCTGCTCGACGCCTACGGCAACGACCCCCGGCTGCGCGTGGTGGTCTACACGCTCGACGAGTACACGTTCACCCGGGAGCTCGCCCCGATCGCCGGTGGCTATGCCGCGATCTATCTCGGCGCGCCCTGGTGGTTCCTCGACTCGCCCGAGGTGCTGCGCCGGTTCCGCGAGGCGGTCACCGAGAGCGCCGGCTTCTACAACACGGCCGGCTTCGTCGACGACACCCGCGCGTTCTGCTCGATCCCGGTGCGCCACGACGTGGCCCGCCGGGTCGACGCCGGCTTCCTGGCGCGGCTGGTGGCCGAGCACCGGCTGCCGTTCGACGAGGCCGCGGAAACCATCGTCGACCTCGCGTACCGGCTGCCCAAGCGGGTATTCCGGCTGGGAGATGAGCAGTGA
- a CDS encoding enolase C-terminal domain-like protein — MTTIRAVEVHDVRFPTAAAGDGSDAINRGDYSATYVELSTDGPLVGAGFTFTNGRGNELTCAAVRALAHHVVGRDLAGIAAEPVAFWRSLTADPQLRWLGPEKGVIHMATGALVNAVWDLRAKAAGMPLWQLLAELPTEELVANVDFHHITDALTPDDAAAILDKGRHGYAERLAQVRRDGFPSYTTSVGWLGYPDEKVRELTRAAYAEGWRAMKMKVGGDLDDDVRRARIIRAEIGPDALLMMDANQVWDVDEAIAAMARLAEVDPYWIEEPTHADDVLGHARIQRAVAPIRVATGEVAANRVIFKQLLQAEAIGVMQIDACRVGGVNEVLAELLLAAKFGVPVCPHAGGVGLCELVQHLAFFDYLRVGGSLDGRMVEYVDHLHEHFVDPVRTRGGRYLLPTEPGYSATMKPESVAEFSFPDGPVWR; from the coding sequence GTGACCACGATCCGCGCCGTGGAGGTGCACGACGTCCGGTTCCCGACCGCGGCCGCCGGCGACGGCTCCGACGCCATCAACCGGGGCGACTACTCGGCGACCTATGTGGAGCTGAGCACCGACGGCCCGCTGGTCGGCGCCGGCTTCACGTTCACCAACGGCCGGGGCAACGAGCTGACCTGCGCCGCCGTCCGGGCGCTGGCCCACCACGTGGTCGGCCGGGACCTGGCCGGGATCGCCGCCGAGCCGGTCGCGTTCTGGCGCTCGCTCACCGCCGACCCACAGCTGCGCTGGCTCGGCCCGGAGAAGGGCGTCATCCACATGGCGACCGGCGCGCTGGTCAACGCCGTCTGGGACCTGCGGGCCAAGGCCGCCGGGATGCCGCTCTGGCAGCTGCTGGCCGAGCTGCCGACCGAGGAGCTGGTCGCCAACGTCGACTTCCACCACATCACCGACGCGCTCACCCCCGACGACGCGGCGGCCATCCTCGACAAGGGTCGCCACGGGTACGCCGAGCGGCTGGCCCAGGTGCGGCGGGACGGCTTCCCGTCGTACACCACGTCGGTCGGCTGGCTGGGCTATCCCGACGAGAAGGTCCGCGAGCTGACCCGGGCCGCGTACGCCGAGGGTTGGCGGGCCATGAAGATGAAGGTCGGCGGCGACCTCGACGACGACGTGCGGCGGGCCCGGATCATCCGTGCCGAGATCGGCCCCGACGCGCTGCTGATGATGGACGCCAACCAGGTGTGGGACGTCGACGAGGCGATCGCGGCGATGGCCCGGCTGGCCGAGGTAGACCCCTACTGGATCGAGGAGCCGACGCACGCCGACGACGTGCTCGGCCACGCCCGCATCCAGCGTGCGGTGGCCCCGATCCGGGTCGCCACCGGCGAGGTCGCGGCCAACCGGGTGATCTTCAAGCAGCTGCTCCAGGCCGAGGCGATCGGGGTCATGCAGATCGACGCGTGCCGGGTCGGCGGGGTCAACGAGGTGCTCGCCGAGCTGCTGCTGGCGGCGAAGTTCGGCGTGCCGGTCTGCCCGCACGCCGGCGGCGTCGGCCTCTGCGAGCTGGTGCAGCACCTCGCGTTCTTCGACTACCTGCGGGTCGGCGGCTCGCTCGACGGAAGGATGGTGGAGTACGTGGACCACCTGCACGAGCACTTCGTCGACCCGGTGCGCACCCGGGGCGGCCGCTACCTCCTGCCGACCGAGCCCGGCTACAGCGCCACGATGAAACCCGAGTCGGTCGCCGAGTTCTCGTTCCCCGACGGGCCGGTGTGGCGATGA
- a CDS encoding mannitol dehydrogenase family protein, whose protein sequence is MNPLLGLGSLRRLPVESRPLVRPGTVPAGIVHIGLGAFHRAHQALYTEEALAAAGGDWGIVGVAPRSTAVVAALEAQDLLYSVSEVSAEGTRARVVGAFAGARAASADPDSVVALLADPAIRVVTLCMTEKAYRLDPATGRLLDDPALDADLRGDRPPTTVPGLLFRGLVARSRTDAGPIAIVSCDNFSANGRRTGGMLEAAYARAGHDDSWLRANVRCPGTMVDRIVPASTDASRAAAAALLGVRDEVAVYGEPYRQWVIEDDFPAGRPAWETAGAVLTDDAGPWERLKLRSLNGVHSAMAYLGALAGCETIADAYRMAGLADAMRRFVAEDVAPSFTPPDGVSVVEYGESALERFANPAIVHRTTQVAMDGSQKLPQRVLETIRDRRAAGGVPRYGALVVAAWMRYARGVADDGRSLTLDDPLADRIRAAVADAPASPEGLADALFGLTAVFPADLAADETVRGLVVEWLTELDKHGVESTLAGVR, encoded by the coding sequence ATGAACCCGCTGCTCGGTCTCGGCTCGCTGCGCCGGCTGCCGGTCGAGAGCCGGCCGCTGGTGCGGCCCGGCACGGTGCCCGCCGGCATCGTGCACATCGGACTCGGCGCGTTCCACCGGGCACACCAGGCGCTCTACACCGAGGAGGCGCTCGCGGCCGCCGGCGGCGACTGGGGGATCGTCGGCGTCGCGCCCCGCTCGACGGCGGTGGTCGCCGCGCTCGAGGCGCAGGACCTGCTCTACAGCGTCAGCGAGGTGTCCGCGGAGGGCACCCGGGCCCGGGTCGTCGGGGCGTTCGCGGGCGCCCGGGCCGCGTCCGCCGACCCGGACTCCGTCGTGGCCCTCCTCGCCGACCCGGCGATCCGGGTGGTGACGCTGTGCATGACGGAGAAGGCCTACCGGCTCGACCCGGCGACCGGCCGGCTGCTCGACGACCCGGCGCTGGACGCGGACCTGCGCGGTGACCGGCCGCCGACCACGGTGCCGGGGCTGCTCTTCCGCGGCCTGGTCGCCCGGTCCCGCACCGACGCCGGCCCGATCGCGATCGTGAGCTGCGACAACTTCTCCGCCAACGGACGCCGCACGGGCGGCATGCTCGAGGCGGCGTACGCCCGCGCCGGGCACGACGACTCCTGGCTGCGCGCCAACGTGCGCTGCCCCGGCACGATGGTCGACCGGATCGTGCCGGCCTCGACCGACGCGAGCCGGGCCGCCGCCGCCGCGCTGCTGGGCGTGCGGGACGAGGTCGCGGTCTACGGCGAGCCCTACCGGCAGTGGGTGATCGAGGACGACTTCCCGGCCGGGCGGCCCGCCTGGGAGACCGCCGGCGCGGTGCTGACCGACGACGCCGGGCCGTGGGAGCGGCTCAAGCTGCGCTCGCTCAACGGGGTGCACTCGGCCATGGCCTACCTGGGCGCGCTCGCCGGGTGCGAGACGATCGCCGACGCCTACCGGATGGCCGGTCTCGCCGACGCGATGCGGCGGTTCGTGGCCGAGGACGTGGCGCCGAGCTTCACCCCGCCGGACGGCGTCTCGGTGGTGGAATACGGGGAGTCGGCGCTGGAGCGGTTCGCCAACCCGGCCATCGTCCACCGGACCACCCAGGTCGCCATGGACGGCTCGCAGAAGCTGCCCCAGCGGGTGCTGGAGACGATCCGCGACCGCCGGGCGGCGGGCGGGGTCCCGCGCTACGGCGCCCTGGTCGTCGCGGCCTGGATGCGGTACGCCCGCGGCGTCGCCGACGACGGCCGGTCGCTGACCCTCGACGACCCGCTGGCCGACCGGATCCGCGCGGCCGTGGCCGACGCCCCCGCAAGCCCGGAGGGCCTCGCCGACGCGCTGTTCGGGCTGACCGCGGTGTTCCCCGCCGACCTGGCGGCCGACGAGACCGTGCGCGGTCTCGTCGTCGAGTGGCTGACCGAGCTCGACAAGCACGGCGTGGAGTCCACACTGGCCGGTGTGCGATGA